The genomic stretch ACATTCTCACGAATTCGTTTAACGAATTTCCCGATTTTAATTCACGATTCCTAATAAAGATGGTTCTAATTTTACGAAGCTTCGAAGAGAGGGGAAGTATTGTAACGAATTTCTTCTGCCTTCTTTCATTGAGATAAGATTCCGGTAAAAGAGAAATTCCCATTCCGGAAATTACACAAGAAAGAATCGCGTCTAAGGAATCGAACTCGATTCTTTTTCCCGGCGGAAGGGATTGTTCTTGGATCCACTGATCCAATCGATTTCGAAACGTACATCCCGACTTAAAAGTTAGGATCGAAAGTTGTCTCCAAGAGGAAACAATTTCATTTCGTTTCATCGTATTCGGTGCTACGATTACAAGATTCTCTTGAAAGGCGGGCGTTTCTAAGAATTGCGAATGGGGGAAACCTTCGTAGACGAAGGCTCCGTCCAATTGATTTTCTAAGACCGCTCTCACCAAGTCTTCCGTATTACCTTGTCTCAAAGAAAGTCGAACGTTAGGGAATTTTAAATGGTATTTGGAAAGAATCGAAGGAAGTCTTACCGAAGCCGTCGTTTGTCCCGAGCCTATCTCCAAGGGCCCTTCCGGAGTTCCGGACTCGGAAAGTGCTCTTTCTGCTTCTTCCGTAAGAGCCAGAATTCTTTCACTATAGTCATAAAGAATTTTTCCCTTCGCAGTTAAAGATGCGCCGTTTTTCGATCTCAGAAATAAACTCGTCTTGAGTTCTTTTTCCAAAACTTGAATCCGCGCGGTGACGTTTGATTGCACGAAGTGGAGTTTTTCGGCCGCTCGCGTAAAACTGCCTTCTCTTACCACTTCTCTAAAGATTCTTAACGAAGGAATATCCATTTTAAATTCTCCAAAGTCGAAAATACAAATCGA from Leptospira stimsonii encodes the following:
- a CDS encoding LysR family transcriptional regulator; protein product: MDIPSLRIFREVVREGSFTRAAEKLHFVQSNVTARIQVLEKELKTSLFLRSKNGASLTAKGKILYDYSERILALTEEAERALSESGTPEGPLEIGSGQTTASVRLPSILSKYHLKFPNVRLSLRQGNTEDLVRAVLENQLDGAFVYEGFPHSQFLETPAFQENLVIVAPNTMKRNEIVSSWRQLSILTFKSGCTFRNRLDQWIQEQSLPPGKRIEFDSLDAILSCVISGMGISLLPESYLNERRQKKFVTILPLSSKLRKIRTIFIRNRELKSGNSLNEFVRMFEK